A genomic segment from Lemur catta isolate mLemCat1 chromosome 9, mLemCat1.pri, whole genome shotgun sequence encodes:
- the ZHX2 gene encoding zinc fingers and homeoboxes protein 2 — protein MASKRKSTTPCMVRTSQVVEQDVPEEVDRAKEKGIGTSQPDVAKDSWAAEPENSSKENEVIEVKSTGENQSKKLQGGYECKYCPYSTQNLNEFTEHVDMQHPNVILNPLYVCAECNFTTKKYDSLSDHNSKFHPGETNFKLKLIKRNNQTVLEQSIEATNHVVSITTSGPGSGDSDPGISVSKTPIMKPGKPKVDAKKVPKKPEEVPSENHVEGTARLVTDTAEILSRLGGVELLQDTLGHVMPSVQLPPNINLVPKVPVPLNTTKYNSALDTNATMINSFNKFPYPTQAELSWLTAASKHPEEHIRIWFATQRLKHGISWSPEEVEEARKKMFNGTIQSVPPTITVLPAQLAPTKMPQPILQTALPCQILGQTSLVLTQVTSGSTTVSCSPITLAVAGVTNHSQKRPLVTPQAAPEPKRPHITQVPEPPPTVANPPVTPASDRKKTKEQIAHLKASFLQSQFPDDAEVYRLIEVTGLARSEIKKWFSDHRYRCQRGIVHITSESLAKDQLAIAASRHGRTYHAYPDFTPQKFKEKTQGQVKILEDSFLKSSFPTQAELDRLRVETKLSRREIDSWFSERRKLRDSMEQAVLDSMGSGKKSQDAVAPNGALPRLDQLSGAQLTSSLPSPSPAITKSQEQVHLLRSTFARTQWPTPQEYDQLAAKTGLVRTEIVRWFKENRCLLKTGTLKWMEQYQHQPVADDHGYDTLSRKAAKPVAESPKNGGEVVQQRCKDPKKLCEEDLEKPVPRLKVGGEQAKDGSPAKPSEATSDRSEGSSRDGPGSEENEESGVVDYVEVTVGEEDAVSDRSDGWSQTAAEGVAELADSDSDGVPAEAGRA, from the coding sequence ATGGCTAGCAAACGGAAATCTACAACTCCATGCATGGTGCGGACATCACAAGTAGTAGAACAAGACGTGCCCGAGGAGGTAGACAGGGCCAAAGAGAAAGGAATCGGCACGTCACAGCCTGACGTGGCCAAGGATAGTTGGGCAGCAGAACCTGAAAAttcttccaaagaaaatgaagtgatAGAGGTGAAATCTACAGGGGAAAACCAGTCCAAAAAACTCCAAGGGGGTTATGAATGCAAATACTGCCCGTACTCCACGCAAAACCTGAATGAGTTCACGGAGCATGTTGACATGCAGCATCCCAATGTGATTCTCAACCCCCTCTACGTTTGTGCTGAATGTAACTTCACAACCAAAAAGTACGATTCCTTGTCTGACCACAACTCCAAGTTCCATCCCGGGGAGACCAACTTCAAGCTGAAGTTAATCAAGCGTAATAATCAAACTGTCTTAGAACAGTCCATTGAGGCCACCAACCATGTTGTGTCCATCACCACCAGTGGCCCCGGAAGTGGTGACAGTGATCCTGGGATCTCAGTGAGTAAAACCCCCATCATGAAGCCAGGGAAACCAAAAGTAGATGCCAAGAAGGTACCCAAGAAGCCCGAGGAGGTCCCCTCCGAGAACCACGTGGAAGGGACTGCCCGCTTGGTGACAGACACAGCTGAGATCCTCTCGAGACTGGGAGGTGTGGAGCTCCTCCAAGACACGTTAGGACACGTCATGCCTTCTGTACAGCTGCCACCAAATATCAACCTTGTCCCGAAAGTCCCCGTCCCACTAAATACTACCAAATACAACTCTGCCCTGGATACAAATGCCACCATGATCAACTCCTTCAACAAGTTCCCTTACCCGACCCAGGCGGAGTTGTCCTGGCTGACAGCTGCCTCCAAACACCCAGAGGAGCACATCAGAATCTGGTTTGCCACCCAGCGCTTAAAGCACGGCATCAGCTGGTCcccagaagaggtggaggaggccCGGAAGAAGATGTTTAATGGCACCATTCAGTCGGTACCCCCAACAATCACTGTGCTGCCTGCCCAGTTGGCCCCCACGAAGATGCCACAGCCCATCCTGCAGACAGCTCTCCCATGCCAGATCCTCGGTCAGACCAGTCTGGTGCTGACTCAGGTGACCAGTGGGTCAACAACCGTCTCTTGCTCCCCCATCACACTTGCCGTGGCAGGAGTGACTAACCACAGCCAGAAGAGGCCTTTGGTGACTCCCCAAGCTGCCCCCGAGCCCAAGCGTCCTCACATCACTCAGGTGCCAGAGCCCCCACCCACTGTGGCCAACCCCCCAGTCACCCCAGCCAGCGACCGCAAGAAGACAAAGGAGCAGATAGCGCATCTCAAAGCCAGCTTCCTCCAGAGCCAGTTCCCTGACGATGCTGAGGTCTACCGGCTCATCGAAGTGACCGGCCTTGCCAGGAGCGAGATCAAGAAGTGGTTCAGTGACCACCGGTATCGCTGTCAAAGGGGCATCGTCCACATCACCAGCGAATCCCTTGCCAAAGACCAGTTGGCCATCGCAGCCTCCCGACATGGTCGCACGTACCATGCATACCCAGACTTTACGCCGCAGAAGTTCAAAGAGAAAACGCAGGGTCAGGTTAAAATCCTGGAAGATAGCTTTTTGAAAAGCTCTTTTCCTACGCAAGCAGAACTGGATCGGCTAAGGGTAGAGACCAAGCTGAGCAGGAGAGAGATCGACTCCTGGTTCTCGGAGAGACGGAAGCTCCGGGACAGCATGGAACAAGCTGTCCTGGATTCCATGGGGTCTGGCAAGAAGAGCCAGGATGCGGTGGCCCCCAACGGTGCTCTGCCTCGGCTTGACCAGCTCTCCGGTGCCCAGTTAACCAGCTCTCTGCCCAGCCCTTCACCAGCAATTACAAAAAGTCAAGAACAAGTTCATCTCCTGAGGAGCACGTTTGCGAGAACCCAGTGGCCTACTCCCCAGGAGTACGACCAGCTAGCGGCCAAGACAGGCCTGGTCCGAACTGAGATTGTGCGCTGGTTCAAGGAGAACAGATGCTTGCTAAAAACTGGAACCTTGAAGTGGATGGAGCAGTACCAGCACCAGCCCGTGGCAGATGATCACGGCTACGACACCCTATCAAGGAAAGCAGCAAAACCCGTCGCCGAGAGCCCAAAGAACGGAGGCGAGGTGGTTCAGCAACGTTGCAAGGACCCCAAAAAGCTCTGCGAAGAGGACTTGGAGAAGCCGGTGCCCAGGCTGAAAGTGGGCGGTGAGCAGGCAAAAGACGGTTCGCCAGCAAAGCCCTCGGAGGCCACCTCGGACAGGTCAGAGGGCAGCAGCCGGGACGGCCCGGGCAGCGAGGAGAATGAGGAGTCGGGCGTGGTGGATTACGTGGAGGTGACCGTGGGAGAGGAAGATGCCGTCTCAGACAGGTCGGACGGCTGGAGTCAGACCGCGGCCGAAGGCGTGGCGGAACTGGCCGACTCGGACTCCGACGGCGTCCCTGCCGAGGCTGGCCGGGCGTAG